The nucleotide window TGTATCCCCTGAcattaaaatacctatttaatttgtaatattttagttaagtttagtttaagcaAACTTTCTTTGCATGCTTTGTTTGCAGAATGTATTGGACATTTTATCCTTACAGAATTCGGAGTCTTTTAAGACCTCTAATTGGCAAGCTGTTTGCATTCAGGGAGGCTTTAGGCACGTTTGCCTCGTTAAACGGGAAAAACATGTTCTTTAAGTTGATGGAGGATTTTAAAGAGATAATAATTGCAGAGAAATGTTGCCCTTTTCAAGTGGAAAATGGATATATAGCTTTACCTGCATTGTGGCTATATTCTTACGGTACGCGCGCGCGGAAAACGGTTTGTGTACTATATTCttgcaaaattaataaatgatttaatgaCTTATAAAGACCTATTATTTATATGCACTGGGTACTATGTACATATTCTTTGTATGTAGCCCTGCCACTCcttaaatttaatgtaaataatatacttactaaTTCGGGAATCTGCATTTTGGTATCTGGTCGCCAGCGAAGCCTGCTTTGATGACACCGGAGCCCTGGCAACCGGCAAAGGAATTAGCATCAAACACTTATGGACATGCCAACGTATGATGACTCATTTCAGACTATAAACTTATGAAAACGCTGGAAGCATTACTTTACTATATGATTTAAGGAAATTTGAGAATGTTTATTTATGATAGAAACCCTCTGTTAACGAAATTTAGACAATATACACGTAAAATACACGCAAACTGTTCGTGGGCCTAAAAGTTATAAAAGTATAATTATATGGATTATTACATTATCTATAACGACGGGCTGGTTGACTATAACATCATTTAACTCCATTTTTACTAATTACAACTAAATTACAGtcttatttattgatttgttcTGTGAAAATCCACATTCGAGCAGCTTTCAACAGACAAGAATGACATCAGATTTTAGGTGTTGCCATTTATTTCGCCACAGATAAGGCAcgtaagtatttaagtaatatttatgcGAGCTATACACCTCCAAATCGCCAAGACTTGGCGACAAAATTTTTTTCGACATCTATTTAGGTATTTCCGAACGAAGCAAACAAAACTGACAGTACACATTTAAAAAAGATAACATAACCTCCAATAAGTAAATTGTTTTTAGGAATTTAGTTTATTACTGTGAATTACATTAGTATACAATAGTataaaatggtgtttattttcGTTTTGTTTATAAATCTGCTATTTGCTGCTGCCCAAGACTGGGGCTACTGTGATGCTTCCTCAAAAAGTTGCGATCTCAACGAAGACGAACAAAAACTCATTTTCTATGATGTAAATCCACCAGAAGGCTTCAATTTACGTCGTGATGTTTACATGAGATTCGCTATAATGCTCGCCGAAGCCCAGAAGCATGGAAAACGGAAGGACTGGCAGTTAGTTTTGCCACCTTGGTATCATTTATACCATTGGAAAATATCACGCAAACCGACTCCATGGGGCTCTTTCTTCGACTTAAACTCTCTTAAATCGTACGCCCCTGTAACTGAAATGTACGAGGTGATGAGTAGAACTCCCAAACTAACCATTGACAGATTGTATGTACTCCAAAACTATGAAGATGCGTTTGAAGGTGGCCATTTTAAAGAGAAGTGGGAAATTAGTAAAGATGACTGTCACTACGAAGGTTTTTGGGGCTACAACAATATAACAGTAAAAGAGAAGATTTGCGTTAAATTTCAAGGGAAAATTTCCAAATTATGGGAGCTAGTACAACTCCATCCGGAGGACACTAAAATAATGTTTTCACACGGAGAAATACCGTTACACGACTCATATGGTACTAAAAGTTTTTGGGACTGCAGATGGAGCATGAAATTTAACAATAAACTCATGCAAATTGCATCAAAATATATCGCAGATAACTTGAATTGTGACACTACATATTTAAGCATACACTGGAGAAGGCAAGACTTCATTTACGGTAGAAAAGATTTTGCCCCATCTATTGAGGGTACGGCTAAACAATTAGACATAGCAAtcaaaaataacaatttaaaaattaataaaatcttcATAGCTACCGACGCATATAAATCAGAAATAGAAAAACTGGAAGAGcaattaaaaatacttaattataaGCCTATTCTATacatacctactagaaaagaTATAGAATTATATGGAGATGGGGGGATAGCGATAATAGAACAAATAATATGTTCCCGGAGTTCATATTTTATAGGAACTCATGAAAGTACATTTACGTTCCGCATTCAGGAAGAACGAGAGATCTTAGGGTTTGATAGTGTAACCACTTTTAACCGTTTGTGTCCAGACAAGGGGAAATGTGACAAGCCGTCAAAGTGGACTATTGTACATTAAGGCCTCATTCGCATGAGTGCTTGTACAACCATTAAAAAAGcatttgaatgacacaaatggatacatgtgtatttattcacaatGATGCGTTggtggattttcgactttaagtgTTGGTTGTTAAATCTAATTTAGTGTGCGGATGGATTTAAGCTCTTTTTTAatgcgcgttgaaaaagcgccacCACCAAGCACCACCTCCAAAATCTTGATAAGTTCACttgacaggcgtggctcactccgcgttTTCCATCGCGTCGCTACAACTACATGCGGTCAACACCAATTTTGATGTCGAGCAGTAGTAATTGCCGCGCACCGCAATTATGGAACGGGCgtctgctcgcgcttgcgccaccttgcagtcatatctgtcgtaatagacgcgttttgttagaaagtgaacCTTctttacctagtactattatttattctgtgactgtgGGATGGGGTCGAAAGACTCCATGCAAAAGTGTAACTTG belongs to Cydia splendana chromosome 26, ilCydSple1.2, whole genome shotgun sequence and includes:
- the LOC134803503 gene encoding GDP-fucose protein O-fucosyltransferase 2; amino-acid sequence: MVFIFVLFINLLFAAAQDWGYCDASSKSCDLNEDEQKLIFYDVNPPEGFNLRRDVYMRFAIMLAEAQKHGKRKDWQLVLPPWYHLYHWKISRKPTPWGSFFDLNSLKSYAPVTEMYEVMSRTPKLTIDRLYVLQNYEDAFEGGHFKEKWEISKDDCHYEGFWGYNNITVKEKICVKFQGKISKLWELVQLHPEDTKIMFSHGEIPLHDSYGTKSFWDCRWSMKFNNKLMQIASKYIADNLNCDTTYLSIHWRRQDFIYGRKDFAPSIEGTAKQLDIAIKNNNLKINKIFIATDAYKSEIEKLEEQLKILNYKPILYIPTRKDIELYGDGGIAIIEQIICSRSSYFIGTHESTFTFRIQEEREILGFDSVTTFNRLCPDKGKCDKPSKWTIVH